In one window of Dokdonia sp. PRO95 DNA:
- a CDS encoding D-arabinono-1,4-lactone oxidase: MKKENTWISWNENVKHPFINSYDVTTEEEFAEAIKNADSVRFYGSKQSSSDIAAGTDSLINIKNYNQIIGIDKASKKITVQSGIELKDLLEKIESLDWCIPCLPDINTITLGGALATGTHGTNGGLISSYMTSCRLIQADGSIQVIDEKDMLMDAVRVSLGVLGAFSTITLQCEDSYTLHLIEEPESDATWTKNLSSYLSNHDFLRILWLPHTGMGYVIKGKKISKDQHVEEDLGPAYLKNRRKASKFLYQLTKTAPWTIYFANKILYQRFFKSRKEHKGSLYQATVTKSRGSTLELAEWTVDFEKFPSLLKELSETINSFKNKSFIHIPMDVRFVDSDDSWLSNAYKRKTVTMGCVSRDASSANSYEAFKTVEDIFLKYGGRPHWGKRFAAKDPELTKLYPKWNDFKDLRKSMDPTNKFLNKYLASIFSEKL; this comes from the coding sequence TTGAAGAAAGAAAATACTTGGATTAGCTGGAATGAAAATGTAAAGCATCCATTCATAAATAGTTACGACGTAACTACAGAAGAAGAGTTTGCAGAAGCTATTAAAAACGCTGACAGTGTTAGGTTTTACGGTTCCAAACAATCATCATCAGACATTGCTGCTGGGACTGACTCACTTATTAATATCAAAAATTATAATCAGATAATTGGTATTGATAAAGCTTCTAAAAAAATAACTGTCCAATCTGGAATTGAACTTAAAGACCTTCTAGAAAAAATAGAGAGTTTAGACTGGTGTATTCCTTGTTTACCAGACATCAACACTATTACATTAGGTGGAGCCTTAGCAACTGGAACACATGGTACTAATGGAGGACTTATCTCTTCGTATATGACGAGTTGTAGGCTCATTCAAGCAGATGGTTCAATCCAGGTGATTGATGAAAAGGATATGCTCATGGATGCTGTGAGAGTATCTCTGGGAGTTCTAGGTGCTTTCTCTACAATTACACTGCAATGTGAGGATTCATACACACTACATTTAATTGAAGAACCTGAGAGTGATGCTACGTGGACAAAGAATCTAAGTAGCTATTTATCTAATCATGATTTCTTAAGAATATTATGGCTTCCTCATACAGGGATGGGTTATGTGATAAAAGGAAAAAAGATTTCAAAAGATCAACACGTTGAGGAAGATCTAGGACCTGCATATTTGAAAAATAGGAGAAAGGCCTCAAAATTTTTATATCAGCTTACTAAGACAGCCCCTTGGACCATCTATTTTGCAAATAAAATTCTTTACCAGCGGTTTTTTAAAAGTAGAAAAGAACATAAAGGAAGTTTATATCAGGCGACAGTTACAAAATCTAGAGGATCAACGCTTGAACTTGCGGAGTGGACAGTTGATTTTGAAAAATTCCCTTCATTACTTAAAGAACTGTCAGAAACTATAAATAGTTTTAAAAATAAATCATTCATTCACATACCTATGGATGTGCGTTTTGTAGATAGTGATGATAGCTGGTTAAGTAATGCTTACAAAAGAAAAACGGTAACGATGGGTTGCGTTTCAAGAGATGCATCAAGTGCAAATAGTTATGAAGCATTTAAAACAGTGGAGGATATTTTTCTTAAATACGGAGGAAGACCACATTGGGGAAAGCGCTTTGCTGCAAAAGACCCTGAGCTAACTAAACTCTACCCAAAGTGGAATGATTTTAAAGATTTACGTAAGTCTATGGATCCTACGAATAAGTTTTTAAACAAGTATTTAGCTTCTATTTTTTCAGAAAAATTATAA
- a CDS encoding HAD family phosphatase codes for MVKGVLFDFDGVIAHSKHIHFASWQFAVNEVLDATVVITSGDIKSGASPIIISEILCEKFGSNSEAEELLKVKNNYLTEHIDEVEHYKGVEKLFEYLKKHNIPYGIASNASSDFVKDCIKFWKFEVPVMYGYEDYVNPKPNPEPYLKLANSLNIKPADFKDVYIFEDSALGLQAALNSGMKSVYIQSHCVVTENIISQTNYQFNSLFDAMGTIDKLIAS; via the coding sequence ATGGTTAAAGGAGTATTGTTTGATTTTGATGGAGTAATAGCTCATAGTAAGCACATACATTTTGCCTCTTGGCAGTTTGCTGTAAATGAGGTGCTGGATGCTACTGTAGTAATAACTTCTGGGGATATTAAATCTGGCGCATCACCAATAATTATATCAGAGATATTGTGTGAAAAATTTGGAAGTAATTCTGAAGCCGAGGAACTACTAAAAGTTAAGAACAATTACCTAACTGAGCATATAGATGAAGTAGAGCACTATAAGGGTGTTGAAAAGCTCTTTGAATATCTAAAAAAGCACAATATACCTTATGGTATAGCCAGTAACGCGAGCAGTGATTTTGTAAAAGACTGTATAAAATTCTGGAAGTTTGAAGTACCCGTGATGTATGGCTATGAAGATTACGTAAATCCAAAACCTAACCCAGAACCTTATTTAAAGTTGGCAAATAGTTTAAATATAAAACCCGCTGATTTTAAAGATGTGTACATCTTTGAGGATAGTGCGCTAGGCTTACAAGCAGCTTTAAATTCTGGTATGAAATCTGTTTACATACAATCACATTGTGTAGTTACTGAAAATATCATAAGTCAAACTAATTATCAATTTAATTCGCTGTTTGATGCCATGGGAACTATTGATAAGCTTATAGCTTCTTAG
- a CDS encoding WG repeat-containing protein translates to MKTVKLILTTVILCAVQLLNAQDGKEMIGKVYEYDKVLDFFYDCFEDEPTFQGEEPLAIVKYEGKYGVINKANEVVIPIIYKELGERCQGLFSVKLNKKYGFINTKGELVIDYKYDDLLYGFGGAQGYKDDQCAVKYKRKWGVINTKGKIIRKFKYVDVWDVPATRKMN, encoded by the coding sequence ATGAAAACAGTAAAATTAATTTTGACAACAGTAATTCTATGTGCAGTACAACTCTTGAATGCTCAAGACGGAAAAGAAATGATAGGAAAGGTTTATGAGTATGATAAAGTTCTAGATTTTTTTTATGATTGCTTTGAAGACGAACCAACCTTTCAAGGTGAAGAACCGCTAGCCATAGTAAAATATGAGGGTAAATACGGTGTTATTAACAAAGCCAACGAAGTTGTTATCCCTATAATCTATAAAGAACTAGGCGAGAGATGCCAAGGATTGTTTTCTGTAAAATTAAACAAGAAATATGGCTTCATCAATACTAAAGGAGAGCTTGTCATTGACTATAAATATGATGACTTGTTGTACGGTTTTGGAGGTGCACAAGGATATAAGGATGACCAGTGTGCTGTAAAATATAAACGTAAGTGGGGCGTAATTAACACCAAAGGTAAAATTATTAGAAAGTTTAAATATGTTGATGTTTGGGATGTCCCTGCCACTAGGAAGATGAACTAG
- a CDS encoding response regulator transcription factor: MIRLAIAEDHLSFSEGIALFLKYETDIELVGFAKNGEELIDLVRKKRPSIVVTDVRMPIIDGIAATTQILKEFPETKVIAFTMFDQKKAIDQMIAAGAKGYVLKNSSLSILLEAVRKVNAGEDYYDKGVATPASSQNNVGINVLTQRQKEILKLITEGKNNPEIAELLFISRSTVETHRKNMIQKLGLSGSGELLRYGLQKRYDFD; this comes from the coding sequence ATGATACGACTCGCCATTGCAGAAGATCATTTGAGTTTTAGTGAAGGGATTGCACTCTTCCTAAAATATGAGACAGATATTGAGCTCGTAGGCTTTGCAAAAAATGGTGAGGAATTAATTGACTTAGTTCGCAAAAAGAGACCATCGATTGTAGTCACAGATGTACGAATGCCCATTATAGATGGCATAGCAGCAACGACACAAATTTTAAAAGAATTTCCAGAAACTAAGGTGATTGCCTTCACAATGTTTGATCAAAAGAAAGCGATTGACCAGATGATTGCTGCAGGTGCAAAAGGCTATGTACTCAAAAACTCTAGTCTCTCCATACTACTTGAAGCCGTGCGTAAAGTAAATGCTGGCGAAGATTATTATGACAAAGGTGTTGCTACTCCCGCCTCCTCTCAAAATAATGTAGGAATTAATGTGCTCACACAGCGACAAAAGGAAATCCTAAAACTCATTACAGAAGGAAAAAACAATCCTGAAATAGCCGAACTCCTATTTATATCGAGAAGCACAGTAGAAACACATCGTAAGAATATGATCCAGAAATTAGGCCTTAGTGGCTCAGGAGAATTATTGCGCTATGGGTTACAAAAGCGATACGATTTTGACTAG
- a CDS encoding sensor histidine kinase yields MPVKKYYKLLLLICALSIQLNAQIKTIDSLLQYKQVDKAALVLEGFESSKADKDVLLNIQVLFKMYEKKMDTASVYLKKIDSTALSGIDRAYYYKSLGKSYSYANQEDLAYRNLTIAQKLFEQSNAPIQANRLNYELHYIISSQKHLAIENKNLLNTLLTNSEQLNDPIGELLARIGLAAAKFDATHKKEFFSQMNKAKAIARRIGDSSRVELYHSYIGLYYSSFTTQQDSAIYHFDKSLQLSELYGTSDDLFYAYLNRATVPRSNENYKEAITYMRRADKIGIKQFKINNKRNLYNYLSSDYKNIAALDSALYYQELYIQYTDSAQIESQNKNLTLYRTRELELENELEKKKRLLNRSLLIAAILALIAIAITAIFLIKNQRKKRLLTERENEILLRNQELSSIDAMVEGQAKERQRIAEDLHDNLGGLLATLKLYMENLKVKKNRLEEEQDTLIKKTDDILELAYQKVRSIAHERNSGNPISLGLLPAIKEYAAQVSGANQLVIEVFSHGEDTRIGNAVELTLFRIIQELITNTIKHAFAKAVTIDLTYFEDKINLVFEDDGKGFDPERTSLKTDGMGLSSIERRIKALDGNLTIDAKEGRGTSIIINIPIV; encoded by the coding sequence ATGCCTGTAAAAAAATACTACAAATTACTACTCTTAATCTGCGCTTTGAGCATCCAGCTTAATGCGCAGATTAAAACTATAGACTCTTTGCTACAATACAAGCAAGTAGATAAAGCTGCCTTAGTATTGGAAGGTTTTGAGTCCTCAAAAGCTGACAAAGATGTTCTTCTTAACATACAAGTCTTATTCAAAATGTATGAAAAGAAAATGGATACAGCGTCTGTTTATCTTAAAAAGATCGATAGCACAGCACTTTCAGGTATAGACAGAGCATACTACTACAAAAGCCTTGGTAAATCTTATAGCTATGCTAACCAAGAAGATCTTGCCTATCGCAATCTCACTATTGCCCAGAAATTGTTTGAACAATCTAACGCTCCCATTCAAGCAAATAGATTAAACTATGAGCTGCATTATATTATCAGTTCGCAAAAGCATCTAGCTATAGAAAACAAAAATTTGCTCAATACGTTGTTGACTAATAGCGAGCAGCTCAATGACCCAATAGGCGAGTTACTTGCTAGAATAGGCCTTGCAGCAGCAAAATTTGATGCTACTCACAAAAAAGAGTTTTTCTCTCAAATGAATAAGGCAAAAGCAATTGCCAGAAGAATAGGAGATTCATCGCGAGTGGAGCTTTATCACAGCTACATAGGCTTGTATTATTCAAGTTTTACGACGCAACAGGATTCGGCTATTTATCATTTTGATAAGTCGTTGCAGCTTTCAGAATTATATGGAACTTCAGACGATCTGTTTTATGCATATCTCAATAGAGCTACCGTACCTCGCTCTAATGAAAATTACAAAGAGGCGATTACCTATATGCGCCGAGCAGATAAGATTGGGATAAAACAGTTCAAGATAAATAATAAACGTAATCTCTATAATTACCTCTCTTCAGATTATAAAAATATTGCAGCTCTTGATAGTGCGCTCTACTATCAAGAATTATACATACAGTATACCGATAGCGCACAAATAGAAAGTCAGAATAAAAACTTGACCTTGTATAGAACGCGCGAACTAGAACTAGAAAATGAGCTCGAGAAAAAGAAACGTTTACTTAATCGCTCGCTCCTTATTGCCGCAATCCTTGCGCTTATTGCAATCGCCATTACAGCTATCTTCTTGATTAAAAATCAGCGTAAAAAGAGATTACTCACGGAGCGAGAAAACGAGATACTTTTAAGAAATCAAGAACTCTCCAGCATAGACGCGATGGTGGAAGGTCAAGCAAAGGAAAGACAGCGTATAGCAGAGGATCTACACGACAACCTAGGTGGGCTTCTTGCAACCTTAAAGCTGTATATGGAAAATCTTAAGGTTAAGAAAAATAGGCTTGAAGAAGAGCAAGACACACTCATTAAAAAAACAGATGATATACTTGAGCTTGCCTATCAAAAAGTACGCAGCATTGCTCACGAGCGCAACTCTGGAAATCCTATTTCTCTAGGTTTGCTTCCTGCTATTAAGGAGTATGCGGCACAGGTTTCAGGTGCAAACCAACTGGTCATTGAGGTGTTTTCTCACGGGGAGGACACTCGTATAGGTAATGCGGTGGAGCTTACGCTTTTCAGGATTATTCAAGAACTTATTACAAACACAATTAAGCACGCTTTCGCGAAAGCGGTAACCATCGACCTCACTTATTTTGAAGATAAAATTAATCTTGTATTTGAAGATGACGGCAAAGGATTTGATCCAGAAAGAACATCATTAAAAACAGACGGAATGGGCTTATCTTCTATAGAAAGACGTATAAAGGCGCTTGACGGAAACTTAACAATAGACGCCAAAGAAGGTCGCGGAACGTCAATCATAATCAACATCCCAATAGTATGA